The proteins below come from a single Funiculus sociatus GB2-C1 genomic window:
- a CDS encoding IS1 family transposase, whose amino-acid sequence MQCPKCDSQYVVKNGHTHTGKQNFKCRDCGRQF is encoded by the coding sequence ATGCAATGCCCCAAGTGCGACTCTCAATACGTTGTAAAAAATGGTCATACTCACACTGGTAAACAAAATTTTAAATGTCGAGATTGTGGCAGACAATTTG